In Bythopirellula goksoeyrii, a single window of DNA contains:
- a CDS encoding HTH domain-containing protein produces MGDLKQLIKAARSRRNATIQQAREHYAQTVRALQKAARKTSTRRKRHYRPNPDQGGDFSKLNTREAAESVLRELGPLTLVEITVEVMRRGCRSGENPRVVANAIFCALRYHEERGRFSRDGEGRWSIQ; encoded by the coding sequence ATGGGAGACCTCAAGCAACTCATCAAAGCGGCTAGATCACGCCGCAACGCCACCATTCAGCAAGCCCGCGAACACTACGCCCAAACGGTTCGCGCTCTCCAGAAAGCAGCTCGCAAGACTTCAACACGACGCAAGCGACACTATCGGCCAAACCCAGACCAGGGCGGCGACTTCTCAAAGCTGAATACCCGCGAAGCTGCTGAGTCGGTGCTGCGGGAACTAGGGCCGCTAACTCTGGTGGAGATTACCGTCGAAGTGATGCGACGGGGGTGCCGGTCTGGCGAGAATCCACGGGTCGTAGCAAATGCTATATTCTGCGCTCTTCGGTATCACGAGGAGCGGGGGCGGTTTTCTAGGGATGGGGAGGGGCGGTGGTCGATCCAATAG
- a CDS encoding DUF3800 domain-containing protein, translating to MKIEVYCDESRPDLFASQSTKYQYMVLGSLWIPSAAREAFKQELKEIKQTHDIGGEAKWQKVSHPKMAFYRDIIDWFFSKDTAVRFRSIVIDREKVDRVKFHDSDCELAFYKFYYQLLHHWIYDFNTYSVFCDFKSNRSRTRLSDLQKCLDHSNLFSDIARVQPVRSIESVLIQLSDILTGLVSSKVNRSAKQAGAKSELIDYFESRLGNQISHTPASEEKFNVFVINLQGGW from the coding sequence ATGAAAATCGAAGTGTATTGTGATGAGAGCAGGCCAGATCTGTTCGCATCCCAGAGTACGAAATATCAATATATGGTGCTGGGTAGCCTATGGATTCCTAGTGCTGCACGAGAGGCGTTCAAGCAAGAATTGAAAGAAATAAAGCAAACACACGATATTGGTGGTGAAGCAAAGTGGCAGAAAGTTTCTCACCCAAAGATGGCATTTTACCGGGACATTATCGATTGGTTTTTTTCAAAAGACACCGCTGTTCGTTTCAGGTCTATTGTAATAGATCGAGAAAAAGTAGATCGCGTGAAGTTCCACGACAGCGACTGCGAGCTGGCCTTCTATAAGTTCTACTACCAGCTCCTTCATCACTGGATATATGATTTTAATACTTACTCTGTGTTTTGTGATTTCAAGAGCAATAGATCGAGAACTAGGCTATCGGATCTACAAAAATGTTTAGATCACTCCAACTTGTTTTCTGACATTGCTCGCGTTCAGCCGGTAAGGTCTATCGAATCTGTGCTTATACAGCTATCAGATATTTTAACCGGTCTTGTCTCATCGAAAGTGAACCGCTCTGCAAAGCAGGCAGGTGCAAAATCGGAACTAATTGACTACTTTGAATCACGTCTCGGCAACCAAATATCCCACACGCCAGCCAGTGAGGAAAAGTTCAATGTCTTTGTAATAAACCTTCAGGGGGGATGGTGA
- a CDS encoding IS1 family transposase, whose amino-acid sequence MIAACNHSERTKHGKDRLGNQRYKCKSCRTTFVSDETRPLGDMRIDLDKAVVALNLLLEGMSVRATSRMTGMKIGTICDLILHVGENCQRYLDTKIQGVKVEDVEVDEIWSFVGCKNRTAADKGYNEDSGDSWTAVAIERNTKLVIAHQVGERDNTTICILLQKLADNTVGRFQLSSDGLASYKLNVPYMLRDRVDFGIIIKQYQSTQKSGRYSPAAIIGIKKRSEFGRPDRDRIGTSIVERFNLTMRMQNRRFTRLTNAHSKSRKHHAAMQAIFVMWYNYARKHETIKQTPAMASGLAEKKWSVKDLVLQVAN is encoded by the coding sequence ATGATCGCAGCCTGCAATCACAGCGAACGAACCAAACACGGAAAAGACCGCCTTGGAAATCAGCGTTACAAGTGCAAGAGCTGCCGAACCACGTTCGTCAGCGACGAAACCCGCCCTTTGGGAGATATGCGAATCGACCTGGACAAGGCGGTAGTTGCCCTGAACCTGTTGCTAGAGGGAATGTCAGTTCGGGCCACTTCCCGCATGACCGGCATGAAGATCGGCACAATCTGCGACTTGATTCTCCACGTTGGCGAGAACTGCCAGCGTTACCTGGACACTAAGATTCAGGGCGTCAAAGTCGAAGATGTCGAAGTCGATGAAATCTGGTCGTTTGTCGGTTGCAAGAATCGCACCGCAGCCGACAAGGGCTACAACGAGGACAGCGGCGACTCTTGGACCGCAGTTGCTATCGAGAGAAACACTAAGCTGGTCATCGCTCACCAAGTCGGCGAACGTGACAATACGACAATCTGCATCCTATTGCAAAAGTTGGCCGACAACACGGTAGGCCGGTTTCAGTTGTCGAGCGACGGTCTGGCAAGCTACAAGTTGAATGTTCCTTACATGCTCCGGGACCGCGTTGATTTTGGTATCATCATCAAGCAGTACCAATCGACTCAGAAGTCAGGGCGATACTCTCCAGCGGCTATAATAGGCATCAAGAAACGATCTGAATTTGGAAGACCTGACCGTGACCGAATCGGTACTTCAATCGTAGAGCGATTCAACCTCACCATGCGTATGCAGAACCGCCGATTCACTCGCCTAACCAACGCCCATAGCAAGAGTCGTAAACACCACGCTGCCATGCAAGCCATCTTCGTTATGTGGTATAACTACGCTAGAAAGCACGAAACCATCAAGCAGACCCCTGCTATGGCCAGCGGATTGGCAGAAAAAAAGTGGAGCGTCAAAGACCTTGTTTTACAGGTTGCGAATTAG
- a CDS encoding tyrosine-type recombinase/integrase, with the protein MHMFTFPGGNQGDFCDAPSLPARTARCNKRIVPTTQTLGSSPRGSARQTLLVTDRTSLRGHGVHRVMAGIMYGFGMRLMECCRLRAKDIDIDRGQFLLREAKGDKDRAVPLPEKLRPALLQFRLSSLDSQPSTFPKWHKISCRNWPL; encoded by the coding sequence ATGCATATGTTCACTTTCCCAGGCGGAAACCAAGGAGACTTCTGCGATGCCCCAAGTTTACCCGCCCGTACAGCACGGTGCAACAAACGGATCGTGCCCACCACGCAAACTCTTGGATCAAGTCCGCGAGGTTCTGCGCGCCAAACACTACTCGTAACGGACCGAACAAGCCTACGTGGGCATGGCGTACATCGCGTGATGGCAGGAATTATGTACGGGTTCGGAATGCGATTGATGGAGTGTTGTCGACTACGAGCGAAAGACATCGACATTGACCGAGGTCAGTTCCTCCTACGCGAAGCGAAGGGCGACAAAGATCGTGCGGTTCCACTCCCAGAGAAGCTTCGTCCGGCGCTTCTACAATTCCGGCTCTCGTCTCTTGACTCTCAGCCCTCGACTTTTCCAAAGTGGCACAAAATTTCTTGTAGAAATTGGCCACTCTAG
- a CDS encoding CPCC family cysteine-rich protein: MPLPCPSCGFLTVDEDCYGTYNICPICGWEDDAVQLANPACGGGANGDSLIDAQLAALAEHPLNITVADEIVRDKQWRPLNASELEKANTEKQTKYWMNKAIYDPATAYWNNSKPIYLVDGDDFTTLEGFYDVVSRVLIPNVEWGKNLDAFNDILRGGFGTPDGGFVIRWLNSRKSQECLGYPETVRQLNFRLNRCHPSNVPHVHEQLVAAESGNGPTVYDWLLEIIRVHCADGEESEDGVELLLE, from the coding sequence ATGCCGCTTCCATGTCCATCATGTGGATTCCTCACCGTCGATGAGGACTGCTACGGCACTTACAACATCTGCCCAATCTGCGGTTGGGAAGACGACGCCGTTCAACTTGCCAACCCAGCCTGTGGTGGTGGCGCCAACGGGGACTCGTTAATCGACGCTCAACTCGCAGCATTGGCCGAACACCCGCTCAACATCACCGTCGCAGACGAAATTGTACGCGACAAGCAATGGCGTCCTCTCAACGCCAGCGAACTCGAAAAGGCAAACACAGAAAAGCAAACCAAATACTGGATGAACAAGGCAATCTACGATCCGGCAACCGCCTACTGGAATAACTCCAAACCGATTTACTTGGTCGATGGCGACGATTTTACGACGCTCGAAGGGTTCTACGATGTCGTCAGCCGCGTCCTGATCCCGAATGTTGAATGGGGCAAGAACCTCGACGCCTTCAATGACATTCTCCGTGGCGGGTTCGGCACACCTGATGGCGGGTTCGTCATTCGCTGGCTGAACTCCCGCAAATCACAAGAATGCCTTGGCTATCCGGAAACGGTACGGCAACTCAACTTTCGTTTGAATCGCTGCCATCCTTCCAATGTCCCGCATGTCCACGAGCAGCTTGTTGCCGCAGAATCTGGCAATGGCCCAACCGTGTATGATTGGTTGCTGGAAATCATCCGTGTACACTGTGCCGACGGCGAAGAATCCGAAGATGGCGTTGAACTGTTACTCGAATAA
- a CDS encoding class I SAM-dependent methyltransferase yields the protein MDQINWDDRYSDDDFIYGTEPNTFLVENSSILLGPVLSLAEGEGRNAVYLATRGIQVIGVDASSVGLAKARRFALTKGVEIQTQVADLATFQPEPISYMSVISISAHLPSAVRNRLYPLIERCLMPNGIFLLEAYSEAQLNRNTGGPKDLDMLMTVSKIEHELPNLQPILLHEIEREVYEGKHHTGIASVVQFIGRKQA from the coding sequence GTGGACCAAATCAATTGGGACGATCGTTATTCTGACGACGACTTCATCTACGGTACGGAGCCAAACACGTTTCTCGTCGAGAATTCGTCAATACTTTTGGGGCCGGTACTGTCACTAGCCGAAGGCGAAGGAAGGAATGCGGTATATTTGGCCACGCGCGGCATACAAGTTATTGGCGTAGACGCATCTTCGGTGGGGCTCGCAAAAGCACGTAGATTTGCACTCACCAAGGGGGTTGAAATCCAAACTCAAGTTGCGGACCTGGCGACATTTCAACCGGAACCAATCAGCTACATGTCTGTGATCTCCATCTCAGCACATCTTCCGAGTGCCGTACGGAATAGACTCTACCCATTAATCGAACGATGCCTTATGCCAAATGGGATTTTCCTGCTCGAAGCGTACTCAGAAGCCCAACTCAATCGAAACACTGGTGGCCCCAAAGACCTCGACATGCTGATGACAGTGTCGAAGATTGAGCACGAGTTGCCGAATCTACAGCCCATCCTCTTGCATGAAATTGAACGTGAAGTCTACGAAGGAAAGCACCACACAGGCATAGCATCTGTCGTCCAGTTCATCGGCAGAAAGCAGGCATAA
- the purQ gene encoding phosphoribosylformylglycinamidine synthase I → MAQPRILILRAPGTNCDVETAHAFQLAGGQPDVLHLNRLLEAPQLVAEYQVLCIPGGFSYGDDIAAGRIFANEIRHHLSEVLQEFRTAGKLLLGICNGFQVLIKSGLLDTDDETGPAASLTWNDSGCFMDRWVGLKAAGDKCVFLSGMNELYLPIAHAEGKFVTRDAAALERLDQAGQLVLRYADVEGSIPPFNPNGAMHDVAGMCDTTGRVFGLMPHPERFVDFTQHPSWTRREVRGEGAGLALFRNAVRYFN, encoded by the coding sequence ATGGCTCAACCTCGAATTCTCATCCTGCGGGCGCCCGGCACGAATTGCGACGTCGAGACCGCGCATGCCTTCCAACTGGCGGGGGGACAGCCCGACGTACTGCACCTGAATCGGCTGCTCGAAGCACCCCAATTGGTCGCCGAGTATCAAGTGCTGTGCATCCCTGGCGGGTTTAGCTACGGCGACGACATTGCCGCCGGCCGGATCTTTGCCAACGAGATCCGCCACCATCTAAGCGAGGTTCTCCAAGAGTTCCGCACTGCGGGGAAGCTGTTGCTAGGTATTTGCAATGGATTTCAGGTCCTCATCAAATCAGGCCTGTTAGATACCGACGACGAAACCGGCCCGGCGGCATCGCTCACCTGGAACGACTCTGGCTGCTTCATGGATCGTTGGGTGGGTCTAAAAGCGGCAGGTGACAAATGCGTGTTTCTCTCAGGCATGAACGAGTTGTACCTTCCCATCGCCCACGCCGAAGGCAAATTCGTCACCCGCGATGCTGCAGCCCTTGAACGATTAGACCAGGCTGGTCAGCTAGTACTTCGCTATGCCGACGTGGAGGGATCGATCCCGCCGTTCAATCCCAACGGAGCCATGCACGACGTCGCCGGCATGTGTGACACAACGGGTCGCGTCTTCGGCCTAATGCCCCACCCGGAGCGCTTTGTCGACTTCACGCAGCACCCCAGCTGGACCCGTCGCGAAGTTCGCGGCGAGGGGGCTGGGCTAGCGCTTTTCCGCAATGCGGTGCGGTATTTTAACTGA